A single window of Triplophysa rosa linkage group LG20, Trosa_1v2, whole genome shotgun sequence DNA harbors:
- the pde4cb gene encoding cAMP-specific 3',5'-cyclic phosphodiesterase 4D isoform X3, translating to MCLKGFLLKVWRMAGYPRARQIFDQRHVRCFDVENGLSIGRSPLDPTISPSSGLVLQTNSQRRESFLYRSDSDFDLSPKTMSRNSSTASELHGEDMIVTPFAQVLASLRTVRGNVAVLTHGQDRGNKRQPSTNPQSACKTNLSDEAYQKLAVETLEELDWCLDQLETLQTRHSVSEMASNKFKRMLNRELTQLSETSRSGNQVSEFISNTFLQKQHDVEVVSAACKEEKKRRPMSQISGVRKLSPSPSLHPTSIPRFGVTTQHENLLSKEIEDIDRWGIDIFKIAEYSGNRPLTVVMYNIFQERDLLKCFKIPPDTFLTFLMTLEDHYRADVAYHNNIHAADVVQSTHVLLSTPALEDVFTDLEIMAALFASAIHDVDHPGLSNQFLINTNSELALMYNDASVLENHHLAVGFKLLQQENCDIFCNLSKKQRRSLRQMTIDMVLATDMSKHMNYLADLKTMVETKKVTSLGVLLLDNYSDRIQVLQNMVHCADLSNPTKPLELYRQWTDRIMVELFSQGDCERDKGIEISPMCDKHTASVEKTQVGFIDYIVHPLWETWADLVHPDAQDILDTLEDNREWYQSMIPRSPSPTPDEQDLRAIVGVGGSGEKFQFDLTLEEEVGELEGDEENMNTEQGLRLRTMNAKHSAMSQSLTVGVTPILDGGERELDQEMTSVSVLQLET from the exons ATGTGTCTTAAAGGATTTTTATTGAAGGTCTGGAGAATGGCAGGTTACCCACGAGCAAGACAGATATTTGACCAAAGGCACGTACGGTG TTTTGATGTGGAAAATGGGTTGTCGATCGGGCGAAGTCCTCTGGACCCTACCATCAGTCCGAGCTCCGGTCTGGTCCTCCAGACAAACAGTCAGCGCCGCGAGTCTTTTCTCTATCGATCCGACTCAGATTTTGACCTCTCGCCCAAGACGATGTCCAGAAACTCATCGACGGCCAGTGAGCT TCATGGGGAGGACATGATTGTAACGCCATTTGCTCAG GTTCTTGCCAGTCTACGTACAGTGAGAGGGAATGTTGCCGTTTTGACTCATGGGCAGGATAGAGGCAACAA GAGACAACCTAGCACTAACCCTCAATCTGCCTGCAAGACAAACCTATCAG ATGAGGCGTATCAGAAACTTGCAGTGGAGACTCTGGAGGAATTGGACTGGTGTCTGGACCAGCTGGAGACCCTGCAAACACGCCACTCAGTCAGCGAAATGGCCTCCAATAAA TTTAAAAGAATGCTCAACAGAGAGCTTACGCAGCTGTCCGAGACCAGCCGCTCAGGAAACCAGGTGTCGGAGTTCATATCAAACACGTTTTTGC AGAAACAGCATGATGTGGAGGTTGTGTCAGCAGCATGTAAAGAGGAGAAGAAACGCCGGCCTATGTCTCAAATAAGCGGAGTGAGGAAACTGAGCCCCAGTCCGAGTCTCCACCCAACAAGCATCCCACGATTTGGTGTCACCACCCAGCACGAGAACCTCCTGTCCAAG GAGATTGAAGACATAGATCGATGGGGTATAGATATCTTTAAGATAGCAGAGTACTCTGGGAATCGGCCGCTGACAGTCGTGATGTACAACATTTTCCAG GAGCGAGATTTGCTCAAATGCTTCAAAATCCCACCAGACACCTTCTTAACCTTTCTTATGACTTTGGAAGACCACTATCGTGCGGATGTAGCCTACCATAACAATATCCACGCCGCAGATGTTGTGCAGTCCACACATGTTCTTCTCTCCACACCTGCCCTAGAG gaTGTGTTCACAGATCTTGAGATCATGGCTGCTCTGTTTGCTAGTGCAATTCATGACGTAGACCATCCAGGACTGTCCAACCAGTTCCTCATTAACACAA ACTCTGAACTGGCTCTGATGTATAATGATGCCTCTGTTTTGGAGAATCATCACCTGGCTGTAGGCTTCAAGCTTCTACAGCAAGAAAACTGTGACATCTTCTGTAACCTTAGCAAGAAACAACGCCGGTCCCTGCGGCAGATGACTATAGATATG GTATTAGCCACTGACATgtccaaacacatgaattacCTAGCTGACCTCAAGACAATGGTAGAAACCAAAAAAGTGACCAGTTTAGGAGTCTTGCTGCTGGACAACTACTCAGACCGAATACAG GTACTCCAGAACATGGTGCACTGCGCTGACCTCAGCAACCCCACCAAACCCCTGGAGCTCTACCGACAGTGGACAGATCGAATCATGGTGGAGCTTTTCAGTCAGGGTGACTGCGAACGTGACAAGGGCATTGAAATCAGCCCCATGTGTGACAAACACACGGCCTCTGTAGAAAAAACTCAG GTGGGATTCATCGACTACATTGTCCACCCTCTGTGGGAGACATGGGCCGATCTGGTCCATCCCGATGCTCAGGACATTCTAGATACATTAGAAGACAATCGTGAATGGTACCAGAGCATGATTCCACGCAGCCCTTCGCCCACCCCCGACGAGCAGGACTTGCGGGCCATTGTGGGCGTTGGGGGATCAGGAGAAAAGTTCCAGTTTGACCTCACTCTTGAGGAAGAGGTTGGGGAGCTGGAAGGTGATGAGGAGAACATGAACACAGAACAAGGACTTAGATTAAGGACTATGAACGCCAAGCATTCAGCAATGTCCCAGAGCCTCACAGTTGGAGTCACTCCCATTTTAGATGGTGGCGAAAGAGAACTGGACCAAGAAATGACCAGTGTGTCTGTCCTGCAGTTGGAAACTTAA
- the pde4cb gene encoding cAMP-specific 3',5'-cyclic phosphodiesterase 4D isoform X5, which yields MCLKGFLLKVWRMAGYPRARQIFDQSFDVENGLSIGRSPLDPTISPSSGLVLQTNSQRRESFLYRSDSDFDLSPKTMSRNSSTASELHGEDMIVTPFAQVLASLRTVRGNVAVLTHGQDRGNKRQPSTNPQSACKTNLSDEAYQKLAVETLEELDWCLDQLETLQTRHSVSEMASNKFKRMLNRELTQLSETSRSGNQVSEFISNTFLQKQHDVEVVSAACKEEKKRRPMSQISGVRKLSPSPSLHPTSIPRFGVTTQHENLLSKEIEDIDRWGIDIFKIAEYSGNRPLTVVMYNIFQERDLLKCFKIPPDTFLTFLMTLEDHYRADVAYHNNIHAADVVQSTHVLLSTPALEDVFTDLEIMAALFASAIHDVDHPGLSNQFLINTNSELALMYNDASVLENHHLAVGFKLLQQENCDIFCNLSKKQRRSLRQMTIDMVLATDMSKHMNYLADLKTMVETKKVTSLGVLLLDNYSDRIQVLQNMVHCADLSNPTKPLELYRQWTDRIMVELFSQGDCERDKGIEISPMCDKHTASVEKTQVGFIDYIVHPLWETWADLVHPDAQDILDTLEDNREWYQSMIPRSPSPTPDEQDLRAIVGVGGSGEKFQFDLTLEEEVGELEGDEENMNTEQGLRLRTMNAKHSAMSQSLTVGVTPILDGGERELDQEMTSVSVLQLET from the exons ATGTGTCTTAAAGGATTTTTATTGAAGGTCTGGAGAATGGCAGGTTACCCACGAGCAAGACAGATATTTGACCAAAG TTTTGATGTGGAAAATGGGTTGTCGATCGGGCGAAGTCCTCTGGACCCTACCATCAGTCCGAGCTCCGGTCTGGTCCTCCAGACAAACAGTCAGCGCCGCGAGTCTTTTCTCTATCGATCCGACTCAGATTTTGACCTCTCGCCCAAGACGATGTCCAGAAACTCATCGACGGCCAGTGAGCT TCATGGGGAGGACATGATTGTAACGCCATTTGCTCAG GTTCTTGCCAGTCTACGTACAGTGAGAGGGAATGTTGCCGTTTTGACTCATGGGCAGGATAGAGGCAACAA GAGACAACCTAGCACTAACCCTCAATCTGCCTGCAAGACAAACCTATCAG ATGAGGCGTATCAGAAACTTGCAGTGGAGACTCTGGAGGAATTGGACTGGTGTCTGGACCAGCTGGAGACCCTGCAAACACGCCACTCAGTCAGCGAAATGGCCTCCAATAAA TTTAAAAGAATGCTCAACAGAGAGCTTACGCAGCTGTCCGAGACCAGCCGCTCAGGAAACCAGGTGTCGGAGTTCATATCAAACACGTTTTTGC AGAAACAGCATGATGTGGAGGTTGTGTCAGCAGCATGTAAAGAGGAGAAGAAACGCCGGCCTATGTCTCAAATAAGCGGAGTGAGGAAACTGAGCCCCAGTCCGAGTCTCCACCCAACAAGCATCCCACGATTTGGTGTCACCACCCAGCACGAGAACCTCCTGTCCAAG GAGATTGAAGACATAGATCGATGGGGTATAGATATCTTTAAGATAGCAGAGTACTCTGGGAATCGGCCGCTGACAGTCGTGATGTACAACATTTTCCAG GAGCGAGATTTGCTCAAATGCTTCAAAATCCCACCAGACACCTTCTTAACCTTTCTTATGACTTTGGAAGACCACTATCGTGCGGATGTAGCCTACCATAACAATATCCACGCCGCAGATGTTGTGCAGTCCACACATGTTCTTCTCTCCACACCTGCCCTAGAG gaTGTGTTCACAGATCTTGAGATCATGGCTGCTCTGTTTGCTAGTGCAATTCATGACGTAGACCATCCAGGACTGTCCAACCAGTTCCTCATTAACACAA ACTCTGAACTGGCTCTGATGTATAATGATGCCTCTGTTTTGGAGAATCATCACCTGGCTGTAGGCTTCAAGCTTCTACAGCAAGAAAACTGTGACATCTTCTGTAACCTTAGCAAGAAACAACGCCGGTCCCTGCGGCAGATGACTATAGATATG GTATTAGCCACTGACATgtccaaacacatgaattacCTAGCTGACCTCAAGACAATGGTAGAAACCAAAAAAGTGACCAGTTTAGGAGTCTTGCTGCTGGACAACTACTCAGACCGAATACAG GTACTCCAGAACATGGTGCACTGCGCTGACCTCAGCAACCCCACCAAACCCCTGGAGCTCTACCGACAGTGGACAGATCGAATCATGGTGGAGCTTTTCAGTCAGGGTGACTGCGAACGTGACAAGGGCATTGAAATCAGCCCCATGTGTGACAAACACACGGCCTCTGTAGAAAAAACTCAG GTGGGATTCATCGACTACATTGTCCACCCTCTGTGGGAGACATGGGCCGATCTGGTCCATCCCGATGCTCAGGACATTCTAGATACATTAGAAGACAATCGTGAATGGTACCAGAGCATGATTCCACGCAGCCCTTCGCCCACCCCCGACGAGCAGGACTTGCGGGCCATTGTGGGCGTTGGGGGATCAGGAGAAAAGTTCCAGTTTGACCTCACTCTTGAGGAAGAGGTTGGGGAGCTGGAAGGTGATGAGGAGAACATGAACACAGAACAAGGACTTAGATTAAGGACTATGAACGCCAAGCATTCAGCAATGTCCCAGAGCCTCACAGTTGGAGTCACTCCCATTTTAGATGGTGGCGAAAGAGAACTGGACCAAGAAATGACCAGTGTGTCTGTCCTGCAGTTGGAAACTTAA
- the pde4cb gene encoding cAMP-specific 3',5'-cyclic phosphodiesterase 4D isoform X4 produces MTHKDPRNPRRSSLFNIGSNLRRHSCIGFDVENGLSIGRSPLDPTISPSSGLVLQTNSQRRESFLYRSDSDFDLSPKTMSRNSSTASELHGEDMIVTPFAQVLASLRTVRGNVAVLTHGQDRGNKRQPSTNPQSACKTNLSDEAYQKLAVETLEELDWCLDQLETLQTRHSVSEMASNKFKRMLNRELTQLSETSRSGNQVSEFISNTFLQKQHDVEVVSAACKEEKKRRPMSQISGVRKLSPSPSLHPTSIPRFGVTTQHENLLSKEIEDIDRWGIDIFKIAEYSGNRPLTVVMYNIFQERDLLKCFKIPPDTFLTFLMTLEDHYRADVAYHNNIHAADVVQSTHVLLSTPALEDVFTDLEIMAALFASAIHDVDHPGLSNQFLINTNSELALMYNDASVLENHHLAVGFKLLQQENCDIFCNLSKKQRRSLRQMTIDMVLATDMSKHMNYLADLKTMVETKKVTSLGVLLLDNYSDRIQVLQNMVHCADLSNPTKPLELYRQWTDRIMVELFSQGDCERDKGIEISPMCDKHTASVEKTQVGFIDYIVHPLWETWADLVHPDAQDILDTLEDNREWYQSMIPRSPSPTPDEQDLRAIVGVGGSGEKFQFDLTLEEEVGELEGDEENMNTEQGLRLRTMNAKHSAMSQSLTVGVTPILDGGERELDQEMTSVSVLQLET; encoded by the exons ATGACGCACAAGGACCCTCGTAACCCCAGGAGGAGTTCGCTCTTTAACATCGGCTCGAATCTGAGACGCCACTCTTGTATCGG TTTTGATGTGGAAAATGGGTTGTCGATCGGGCGAAGTCCTCTGGACCCTACCATCAGTCCGAGCTCCGGTCTGGTCCTCCAGACAAACAGTCAGCGCCGCGAGTCTTTTCTCTATCGATCCGACTCAGATTTTGACCTCTCGCCCAAGACGATGTCCAGAAACTCATCGACGGCCAGTGAGCT TCATGGGGAGGACATGATTGTAACGCCATTTGCTCAG GTTCTTGCCAGTCTACGTACAGTGAGAGGGAATGTTGCCGTTTTGACTCATGGGCAGGATAGAGGCAACAA GAGACAACCTAGCACTAACCCTCAATCTGCCTGCAAGACAAACCTATCAG ATGAGGCGTATCAGAAACTTGCAGTGGAGACTCTGGAGGAATTGGACTGGTGTCTGGACCAGCTGGAGACCCTGCAAACACGCCACTCAGTCAGCGAAATGGCCTCCAATAAA TTTAAAAGAATGCTCAACAGAGAGCTTACGCAGCTGTCCGAGACCAGCCGCTCAGGAAACCAGGTGTCGGAGTTCATATCAAACACGTTTTTGC AGAAACAGCATGATGTGGAGGTTGTGTCAGCAGCATGTAAAGAGGAGAAGAAACGCCGGCCTATGTCTCAAATAAGCGGAGTGAGGAAACTGAGCCCCAGTCCGAGTCTCCACCCAACAAGCATCCCACGATTTGGTGTCACCACCCAGCACGAGAACCTCCTGTCCAAG GAGATTGAAGACATAGATCGATGGGGTATAGATATCTTTAAGATAGCAGAGTACTCTGGGAATCGGCCGCTGACAGTCGTGATGTACAACATTTTCCAG GAGCGAGATTTGCTCAAATGCTTCAAAATCCCACCAGACACCTTCTTAACCTTTCTTATGACTTTGGAAGACCACTATCGTGCGGATGTAGCCTACCATAACAATATCCACGCCGCAGATGTTGTGCAGTCCACACATGTTCTTCTCTCCACACCTGCCCTAGAG gaTGTGTTCACAGATCTTGAGATCATGGCTGCTCTGTTTGCTAGTGCAATTCATGACGTAGACCATCCAGGACTGTCCAACCAGTTCCTCATTAACACAA ACTCTGAACTGGCTCTGATGTATAATGATGCCTCTGTTTTGGAGAATCATCACCTGGCTGTAGGCTTCAAGCTTCTACAGCAAGAAAACTGTGACATCTTCTGTAACCTTAGCAAGAAACAACGCCGGTCCCTGCGGCAGATGACTATAGATATG GTATTAGCCACTGACATgtccaaacacatgaattacCTAGCTGACCTCAAGACAATGGTAGAAACCAAAAAAGTGACCAGTTTAGGAGTCTTGCTGCTGGACAACTACTCAGACCGAATACAG GTACTCCAGAACATGGTGCACTGCGCTGACCTCAGCAACCCCACCAAACCCCTGGAGCTCTACCGACAGTGGACAGATCGAATCATGGTGGAGCTTTTCAGTCAGGGTGACTGCGAACGTGACAAGGGCATTGAAATCAGCCCCATGTGTGACAAACACACGGCCTCTGTAGAAAAAACTCAG GTGGGATTCATCGACTACATTGTCCACCCTCTGTGGGAGACATGGGCCGATCTGGTCCATCCCGATGCTCAGGACATTCTAGATACATTAGAAGACAATCGTGAATGGTACCAGAGCATGATTCCACGCAGCCCTTCGCCCACCCCCGACGAGCAGGACTTGCGGGCCATTGTGGGCGTTGGGGGATCAGGAGAAAAGTTCCAGTTTGACCTCACTCTTGAGGAAGAGGTTGGGGAGCTGGAAGGTGATGAGGAGAACATGAACACAGAACAAGGACTTAGATTAAGGACTATGAACGCCAAGCATTCAGCAATGTCCCAGAGCCTCACAGTTGGAGTCACTCCCATTTTAGATGGTGGCGAAAGAGAACTGGACCAAGAAATGACCAGTGTGTCTGTCCTGCAGTTGGAAACTTAA
- the pde4cb gene encoding cAMP-specific 3',5'-cyclic phosphodiesterase 4D isoform X2: protein MENMSLPSGCVFLPPTDRTFKVRNGNLCGSACAVNCPIDIVQKRRRFDVENGLSIGRSPLDPTISPSSGLVLQTNSQRRESFLYRSDSDFDLSPKTMSRNSSTASELHGEDMIVTPFAQVLASLRTVRGNVAVLTHGQDRGNKRQPSTNPQSACKTNLSDEAYQKLAVETLEELDWCLDQLETLQTRHSVSEMASNKFKRMLNRELTQLSETSRSGNQVSEFISNTFLQKQHDVEVVSAACKEEKKRRPMSQISGVRKLSPSPSLHPTSIPRFGVTTQHENLLSKEIEDIDRWGIDIFKIAEYSGNRPLTVVMYNIFQERDLLKCFKIPPDTFLTFLMTLEDHYRADVAYHNNIHAADVVQSTHVLLSTPALEDVFTDLEIMAALFASAIHDVDHPGLSNQFLINTNSELALMYNDASVLENHHLAVGFKLLQQENCDIFCNLSKKQRRSLRQMTIDMVLATDMSKHMNYLADLKTMVETKKVTSLGVLLLDNYSDRIQVLQNMVHCADLSNPTKPLELYRQWTDRIMVELFSQGDCERDKGIEISPMCDKHTASVEKTQVGFIDYIVHPLWETWADLVHPDAQDILDTLEDNREWYQSMIPRSPSPTPDEQDLRAIVGVGGSGEKFQFDLTLEEEVGELEGDEENMNTEQGLRLRTMNAKHSAMSQSLTVGVTPILDGGERELDQEMTSVSVLQLET from the exons ATGGAAAATATGAGTTTGCCAAGTGGCTGTGTCTTTCTTCCGCCGACCGACCGCACTTTTAAAGTTCGGAATGGGAACCTCTGCGGCTCGGCGTGTGCTGTCAACTGTCCCATTGACATCGTGCAGAAACGCAGGCG TTTTGATGTGGAAAATGGGTTGTCGATCGGGCGAAGTCCTCTGGACCCTACCATCAGTCCGAGCTCCGGTCTGGTCCTCCAGACAAACAGTCAGCGCCGCGAGTCTTTTCTCTATCGATCCGACTCAGATTTTGACCTCTCGCCCAAGACGATGTCCAGAAACTCATCGACGGCCAGTGAGCT TCATGGGGAGGACATGATTGTAACGCCATTTGCTCAG GTTCTTGCCAGTCTACGTACAGTGAGAGGGAATGTTGCCGTTTTGACTCATGGGCAGGATAGAGGCAACAA GAGACAACCTAGCACTAACCCTCAATCTGCCTGCAAGACAAACCTATCAG ATGAGGCGTATCAGAAACTTGCAGTGGAGACTCTGGAGGAATTGGACTGGTGTCTGGACCAGCTGGAGACCCTGCAAACACGCCACTCAGTCAGCGAAATGGCCTCCAATAAA TTTAAAAGAATGCTCAACAGAGAGCTTACGCAGCTGTCCGAGACCAGCCGCTCAGGAAACCAGGTGTCGGAGTTCATATCAAACACGTTTTTGC AGAAACAGCATGATGTGGAGGTTGTGTCAGCAGCATGTAAAGAGGAGAAGAAACGCCGGCCTATGTCTCAAATAAGCGGAGTGAGGAAACTGAGCCCCAGTCCGAGTCTCCACCCAACAAGCATCCCACGATTTGGTGTCACCACCCAGCACGAGAACCTCCTGTCCAAG GAGATTGAAGACATAGATCGATGGGGTATAGATATCTTTAAGATAGCAGAGTACTCTGGGAATCGGCCGCTGACAGTCGTGATGTACAACATTTTCCAG GAGCGAGATTTGCTCAAATGCTTCAAAATCCCACCAGACACCTTCTTAACCTTTCTTATGACTTTGGAAGACCACTATCGTGCGGATGTAGCCTACCATAACAATATCCACGCCGCAGATGTTGTGCAGTCCACACATGTTCTTCTCTCCACACCTGCCCTAGAG gaTGTGTTCACAGATCTTGAGATCATGGCTGCTCTGTTTGCTAGTGCAATTCATGACGTAGACCATCCAGGACTGTCCAACCAGTTCCTCATTAACACAA ACTCTGAACTGGCTCTGATGTATAATGATGCCTCTGTTTTGGAGAATCATCACCTGGCTGTAGGCTTCAAGCTTCTACAGCAAGAAAACTGTGACATCTTCTGTAACCTTAGCAAGAAACAACGCCGGTCCCTGCGGCAGATGACTATAGATATG GTATTAGCCACTGACATgtccaaacacatgaattacCTAGCTGACCTCAAGACAATGGTAGAAACCAAAAAAGTGACCAGTTTAGGAGTCTTGCTGCTGGACAACTACTCAGACCGAATACAG GTACTCCAGAACATGGTGCACTGCGCTGACCTCAGCAACCCCACCAAACCCCTGGAGCTCTACCGACAGTGGACAGATCGAATCATGGTGGAGCTTTTCAGTCAGGGTGACTGCGAACGTGACAAGGGCATTGAAATCAGCCCCATGTGTGACAAACACACGGCCTCTGTAGAAAAAACTCAG GTGGGATTCATCGACTACATTGTCCACCCTCTGTGGGAGACATGGGCCGATCTGGTCCATCCCGATGCTCAGGACATTCTAGATACATTAGAAGACAATCGTGAATGGTACCAGAGCATGATTCCACGCAGCCCTTCGCCCACCCCCGACGAGCAGGACTTGCGGGCCATTGTGGGCGTTGGGGGATCAGGAGAAAAGTTCCAGTTTGACCTCACTCTTGAGGAAGAGGTTGGGGAGCTGGAAGGTGATGAGGAGAACATGAACACAGAACAAGGACTTAGATTAAGGACTATGAACGCCAAGCATTCAGCAATGTCCCAGAGCCTCACAGTTGGAGTCACTCCCATTTTAGATGGTGGCGAAAGAGAACTGGACCAAGAAATGACCAGTGTGTCTGTCCTGCAGTTGGAAACTTAA
- the pde4cb gene encoding cAMP-specific 3',5'-cyclic phosphodiesterase 4D isoform X1 produces the protein MECSALSREGAGLAKPPKHLWRQPRTHIRIKQRYHSDTEKYLCCNRTAEKNRPGLKKPRMSWPSSFHKRFDVENGLSIGRSPLDPTISPSSGLVLQTNSQRRESFLYRSDSDFDLSPKTMSRNSSTASELHGEDMIVTPFAQVLASLRTVRGNVAVLTHGQDRGNKRQPSTNPQSACKTNLSDEAYQKLAVETLEELDWCLDQLETLQTRHSVSEMASNKFKRMLNRELTQLSETSRSGNQVSEFISNTFLQKQHDVEVVSAACKEEKKRRPMSQISGVRKLSPSPSLHPTSIPRFGVTTQHENLLSKEIEDIDRWGIDIFKIAEYSGNRPLTVVMYNIFQERDLLKCFKIPPDTFLTFLMTLEDHYRADVAYHNNIHAADVVQSTHVLLSTPALEDVFTDLEIMAALFASAIHDVDHPGLSNQFLINTNSELALMYNDASVLENHHLAVGFKLLQQENCDIFCNLSKKQRRSLRQMTIDMVLATDMSKHMNYLADLKTMVETKKVTSLGVLLLDNYSDRIQVLQNMVHCADLSNPTKPLELYRQWTDRIMVELFSQGDCERDKGIEISPMCDKHTASVEKTQVGFIDYIVHPLWETWADLVHPDAQDILDTLEDNREWYQSMIPRSPSPTPDEQDLRAIVGVGGSGEKFQFDLTLEEEVGELEGDEENMNTEQGLRLRTMNAKHSAMSQSLTVGVTPILDGGERELDQEMTSVSVLQLET, from the exons TTTTGATGTGGAAAATGGGTTGTCGATCGGGCGAAGTCCTCTGGACCCTACCATCAGTCCGAGCTCCGGTCTGGTCCTCCAGACAAACAGTCAGCGCCGCGAGTCTTTTCTCTATCGATCCGACTCAGATTTTGACCTCTCGCCCAAGACGATGTCCAGAAACTCATCGACGGCCAGTGAGCT TCATGGGGAGGACATGATTGTAACGCCATTTGCTCAG GTTCTTGCCAGTCTACGTACAGTGAGAGGGAATGTTGCCGTTTTGACTCATGGGCAGGATAGAGGCAACAA GAGACAACCTAGCACTAACCCTCAATCTGCCTGCAAGACAAACCTATCAG ATGAGGCGTATCAGAAACTTGCAGTGGAGACTCTGGAGGAATTGGACTGGTGTCTGGACCAGCTGGAGACCCTGCAAACACGCCACTCAGTCAGCGAAATGGCCTCCAATAAA TTTAAAAGAATGCTCAACAGAGAGCTTACGCAGCTGTCCGAGACCAGCCGCTCAGGAAACCAGGTGTCGGAGTTCATATCAAACACGTTTTTGC AGAAACAGCATGATGTGGAGGTTGTGTCAGCAGCATGTAAAGAGGAGAAGAAACGCCGGCCTATGTCTCAAATAAGCGGAGTGAGGAAACTGAGCCCCAGTCCGAGTCTCCACCCAACAAGCATCCCACGATTTGGTGTCACCACCCAGCACGAGAACCTCCTGTCCAAG GAGATTGAAGACATAGATCGATGGGGTATAGATATCTTTAAGATAGCAGAGTACTCTGGGAATCGGCCGCTGACAGTCGTGATGTACAACATTTTCCAG GAGCGAGATTTGCTCAAATGCTTCAAAATCCCACCAGACACCTTCTTAACCTTTCTTATGACTTTGGAAGACCACTATCGTGCGGATGTAGCCTACCATAACAATATCCACGCCGCAGATGTTGTGCAGTCCACACATGTTCTTCTCTCCACACCTGCCCTAGAG gaTGTGTTCACAGATCTTGAGATCATGGCTGCTCTGTTTGCTAGTGCAATTCATGACGTAGACCATCCAGGACTGTCCAACCAGTTCCTCATTAACACAA ACTCTGAACTGGCTCTGATGTATAATGATGCCTCTGTTTTGGAGAATCATCACCTGGCTGTAGGCTTCAAGCTTCTACAGCAAGAAAACTGTGACATCTTCTGTAACCTTAGCAAGAAACAACGCCGGTCCCTGCGGCAGATGACTATAGATATG GTATTAGCCACTGACATgtccaaacacatgaattacCTAGCTGACCTCAAGACAATGGTAGAAACCAAAAAAGTGACCAGTTTAGGAGTCTTGCTGCTGGACAACTACTCAGACCGAATACAG GTACTCCAGAACATGGTGCACTGCGCTGACCTCAGCAACCCCACCAAACCCCTGGAGCTCTACCGACAGTGGACAGATCGAATCATGGTGGAGCTTTTCAGTCAGGGTGACTGCGAACGTGACAAGGGCATTGAAATCAGCCCCATGTGTGACAAACACACGGCCTCTGTAGAAAAAACTCAG GTGGGATTCATCGACTACATTGTCCACCCTCTGTGGGAGACATGGGCCGATCTGGTCCATCCCGATGCTCAGGACATTCTAGATACATTAGAAGACAATCGTGAATGGTACCAGAGCATGATTCCACGCAGCCCTTCGCCCACCCCCGACGAGCAGGACTTGCGGGCCATTGTGGGCGTTGGGGGATCAGGAGAAAAGTTCCAGTTTGACCTCACTCTTGAGGAAGAGGTTGGGGAGCTGGAAGGTGATGAGGAGAACATGAACACAGAACAAGGACTTAGATTAAGGACTATGAACGCCAAGCATTCAGCAATGTCCCAGAGCCTCACAGTTGGAGTCACTCCCATTTTAGATGGTGGCGAAAGAGAACTGGACCAAGAAATGACCAGTGTGTCTGTCCTGCAGTTGGAAACTTAA